A window of Bacteroidota bacterium genomic DNA:
TATTGATATTCCAAGCTCCATTGATACAGCAATGCCTGTAGAAGCAGTAGTTCTTGGAGTTGATATTTTTATGAAAAACGATGGATCAGGTGGGCAGAATGTAATGTACACAACAGGTGAACAGTACGAAGGAAGAATGGTTCAGTTTAATGACGTTACAGTTGTTGATGTTAGCGGTGGACCTGACAGATATTATTGGTTTGTTCAAGATTCTAAAGGGAATAAAATTGGAATTCGTGATGTATCAGCCTATTATAGAAATGACGATAAGCATGATGCACCTTGGGCAAATGTTACTTTCACACCACCATCAATAGGTACTCGTCTTAAATATATTCGTGGTGCTATTATGGAAAGTCTTTCAGGAGCAGGTGGTACCGAATTTAGAATCGCCCCAATTTTTCCTAGTGACATAAGTATTGCGGCAGCAGCACCATTTATTTCAAAAGTATCAAGATATCCTGTAATTGCAAGCTCAACAGATGAAGTAAAAGTAATGGCTGAAATTTCAGATAATGATGGAAGCATTGTAAAAGCTGAATTATTTTATTCTATCGGTTTGGGAAACAAAAGTTTTTCTACAATTAACATGGACGATTTGGGTGGAAATAAATATTCAGTAAAAATACCTCCTGTAGCAAATGGTGAATATGTAAATTTTTATATAAGAGCTATTGATGATAGCAGTTTGGTAGCATACTTTCCTGATTCACTTGCAACAGGTTCAATGTATATAGTAACAGATGAAGGAATTACAAGAATTTCAGATATTCAGGAGACTCCTTTAACAAGTGGGAATTCATTGTGGAATGGTGATACTTTAAGTGGAATTTCATTAAAAGCTGTTGTTACAAGTGCCTTATCTCAGTTAGGATTTGTTTGTATCCAAAACGGTACTGACCCCTATTCAGGAATATTTATAAAAGCAACAGCAGGAGACGGGCTTTCAACATTAAAAATTGGTGATTCTATTGAAATAAAATCAGCTATTGTTACAGAACAATATGGCGTAACATATCTTGAAAATGCAGGTAATAATAATTTTGAATTGTTATCCATTAACAATGCTATACCTAATCCTATAAAGAACATTCCTCCCGATTCGCTTTCAGCTCAGGTTCAGGAATATGCCGAAGCTTATGAGGCAATGTTAATTCAGTTTGATAATATTTATGTTGTAAATGTTAACCCTGATGATCCTAGTAATTACGGTGAATGGGCAATTGGATTTGATTCATCAAAAACAGAAGGATATAGAGCAGATGATCAATCAAATTTTATTCCCGGAGGTTTTAATGTAGATTCACTTTCTGAAGATATGAAACTTGATTTCATAAGAGGAATTTCATACTACAGTTTTGGGAATAATAAATTATTACCAAGAGATTTGAATGATATAGGTGGCTTTTCATCAGAATATACTTTGATGCCTGATTTTTCTTCTGATATTAATTCAGGTGATTTACCATTAGACGTTAATTTTTATGACAACACAACAAATTCACCAATTCCAACAACATATAATTGGAAATTTGATGGCGGCAGTCCTGCTACTTCAATTGAAAGAAATCCTGTAGTAACTTATAATA
This region includes:
- a CDS encoding T9SS type A sorting domain-containing protein — protein: MKKLYTLFIMLFISSFLFAQHGTVVPIDSVQFVDQATLSAGTSAPIYFSNDGESDTITIEGVVNFTSIYYGMSTNRKATWLQDTSFKPFGAINVFIDPNQIGYSGSLGDLNSDVKFYENFIAGYRIKCTGILSTYDGNTQLNLLPIESEIIDIPSSIDTAMPVEAVVLGVDIFMKNDGSGGQNVMYTTGEQYEGRMVQFNDVTVVDVSGGPDRYYWFVQDSKGNKIGIRDVSAYYRNDDKHDAPWANVTFTPPSIGTRLKYIRGAIMESLSGAGGTEFRIAPIFPSDISIAAAAPFISKVSRYPVIASSTDEVKVMAEISDNDGSIVKAELFYSIGLGNKSFSTINMDDLGGNKYSVKIPPVANGEYVNFYIRAIDDSSLVAYFPDSLATGSMYIVTDEGITRISDIQETPLTSGNSLWNGDTLSGISLKAVVTSALSQLGFVCIQNGTDPYSGIFIKATAGDGLSTLKIGDSIEIKSAIVTEQYGVTYLENAGNNNFELLSINNAIPNPIKNIPPDSLSAQVQEYAEAYEAMLIQFDNIYVVNVNPDDPSNYGEWAIGFDSSKTEGYRADDQSNFIPGGFNVDSLSEDMKLDFIRGISYYSFGNNKLLPRDLNDIGGFSSEYTLMPDFSSDINSGDLPLDVNFYDNTTNSPIPTTYNWKFDGGSPATSIERNPVVTYNTVGNYDVKMKVMNADATDSITKTAYITVTGIKELNNNISDILIFPNPTSSKLIIKGSAKALENLTVSIYNQLGKKLYSDEKAVNENFNFAVDVAKFNKGIYIIE